Genomic segment of Geotrypetes seraphini chromosome 4, aGeoSer1.1, whole genome shotgun sequence:
GGCATTGGGTGGTGCTGCACGCTGTGTCTGGCTGTTTGTCTTGTCCGGTGTTGCGGATGCGTGGTTACTTAGCCATTCGACCCTCTAGCACTCAGATATTGTTTGTACATGCTGATGGCGCCCCTTTGACGCGTTACCAGTTTCGGGCTGTACTCAATTTAGTGTTGGTGCGTTGTGGTATGAATCCGGCTGATTTCGGAACTCATTCCTTCAGGATTGGTGCTGCCACGAGTGCTAATAGGGCTGGTATGTCTGGGGAGGGCATCCAGAGATTGGGGCGGTGGGTTTCAAATGCCTTTCGGGGTTATATTCGTAGTGAGGGTGCAGGTGCTGGGGGCCTTGTTGCGCGAGGGTCTCAGTAATGGGATTTTCATAAAGGCCCATTGGCAGGGGgtttgatttgttttgttttattctcttTTCAGCTCCCAGTTCCCGTTCCTATTCTATGTGGATCGTGGGCCATTCTTTCATCCACTGGGCTAGCGAACGTGCAGGTATCCGCCCAGGTGGTCGTCATCTCGGACTGGGGCATTTGGGACTTCGTGTTTCCTGGTGGGGACAACGTGGGATGCGTTGGAGTCAGCTGTTGGTCTTGTTGACTGATCTGCGATCCCGGACTAGTCATCCTGACATACTGCTGATCCATTTGGGGGGTAATGATGTGGATGCCTGGACGGGAAAGGACTTGGTCAATAGGATCAAGGATGATCTGCGGGTGGTGTGGGATTGGTTCCCGGGGGTGTTGCTCGTATGGTCTGACATTGTGCCTCGTCCACGTCGTATAGCGTCCCGACGTTGGACGAGGGGCCTGGCCAAGCTTAACAGACAAGTTGGGAAATGGGTGGTTGGTCATGGAGGGTGGCAGATACTGCATGATTGGGTTGATGTTAATTGTTTTGGTTtgtttcatacagatggggttcACTTGTCGGATGTGGGGTGGGACCTTTTGCTGGATGATTTTGCGTCCAGTTGTGAGAGGTTTCTCAGTGCTCGGTAGTAGTCGCTGCTCTTTTGGGGGAGGGCCTGTTTgtacaggcctgtggcgggtctcccgagctactgggtgctggggctcatccggcgatgagcggtgggccggctgggagccgtgccttggggtcaggtgacccgggttaaaggggcatgaggtcatgccacccctcagacacttgctgttggtggcggggtcgggggcaaaggtactgttacacagggtagctcgggaggagcttgctgaggtTCATTGTTAATTAAGGTTCAATGtgttaatgatgttaatttatgcaaatgtatttatgggttaatgtgatataataaagagctgcggctatttaccaCAATAAGGTGTGTTGTTTTATTAATATGGGGTAGGAAAAGGAGGGAGATGGACAACATGatgggactatccagatcccgatgttagaaggagcccgagagctggtctcaaAGGGCGGagagtaacacggggctgggaggcccgtgtgTTGCTTGCAGGCAAGGtagggaagaaggggggggggggttggtagagAAGAACAGTTAGAAGGAATTatatggaagaaggggaggggttcGCGCCAAAAGGAGAGGCAGGGATTGGATAGTGCAGGAAAAGGGGGGCGTTTTACTTAAAGTTTAAGCATGAGCCTAGGAGGACTGAGTTCATTGCAGGTCCTCCAAGGCATATTTTtgtcccgccctccctccctgtgGTGAACTTCGTGGTGTGtgaggcgggtctcccgagctactgggtgctggggctcatccggcgatgagcggtgggccggctgggagccg
This window contains:
- the LOC117359690 gene encoding uncharacterized protein LOC117359690 gives rise to the protein MESSSRVEERGEVEEVEVSFLAGDSFAEEPLEQVACILPGGQLVQTDGLGAVGSPGVTERPGCSTTERGSTLRAAAVAGGGTADSLHSSSQMPEVAVRGGSVLASDVSSVVGTAGQGVSGGSAGVPGASTTAPSSRSYSMWIVGHSFIHWASERAGIRPGGRHLGLGHLGLRVSWWGQRGMRWSQLLVLLTDLRSRTSHPDILLIHLGGNDVDAWTGKDLVNRIKDDLRVVWDWFPGVLLVWSDIVPRPRRIASRRWTRGLAKLNRQVGKWVVGHGGWQILHDWVDVNCFGLFHTDGVHLSDVGWDLLLDDFASSCERFLSAR